One genomic segment of bacterium includes these proteins:
- a CDS encoding vanadium-dependent haloperoxidase, whose translation MKMTRIVIFAAITALVLLAAGCTENDNPLRPTPGAEEFSADMAVSWMDLATDLAKAERWTPPSASRLFGYAGVTLYESVVNGMPNNRSLVGQLNELEALPEFSDDKYHWPTVANSAVATVMRSMFANSTAASLDAIAEMEDFYNEQFSDDTDATTYERSVNQGKLLGLAIFGWALNDGYPQFNNCTFTPPTGDGKWIPTPPAFAAPLQPCWGDVRPFALVNGNECMPGPPPTFSETEGSPFYNEMMEVYTTCQNLTTEQRTIADFWADNPGQTSTPPGHSISIAGQVISVENKKLGFAAETYAKVGMAVADAFISCWKTKFEYNLLRPVSCIRSLVQDDWVSPIPTPAFPEYTSGHSVQSGATAQVLTSLFGQDYLFTDHTHDARGFTPRTFDSFFDYADEAAISRLYGGIHFRSAIEVGIDQGVCIADKVLALQFEK comes from the coding sequence ATGAAAATGACAAGAATCGTGATCTTTGCTGCTATTACCGCTTTAGTCTTGTTGGCAGCTGGATGTACCGAGAATGATAACCCGCTGAGGCCGACACCGGGTGCGGAAGAGTTTAGTGCGGACATGGCGGTTAGCTGGATGGACCTCGCGACTGATCTTGCGAAAGCCGAGCGTTGGACACCGCCGTCGGCATCACGGTTGTTTGGTTATGCCGGAGTAACATTGTATGAATCGGTCGTCAATGGGATGCCAAACAACCGCTCGCTTGTAGGGCAGTTGAATGAGCTTGAAGCGCTACCGGAGTTCAGTGATGACAAATATCACTGGCCGACGGTAGCCAATTCTGCCGTTGCAACTGTTATGCGCAGCATGTTTGCCAACTCAACTGCGGCAAGTCTTGACGCCATTGCGGAAATGGAAGATTTCTACAACGAGCAGTTTAGCGATGACACGGATGCTACTACGTATGAGCGCTCCGTTAATCAGGGCAAGTTGCTGGGCCTTGCCATATTTGGCTGGGCGCTCAATGATGGCTACCCGCAATTCAATAACTGCACATTCACACCGCCGACCGGAGACGGAAAATGGATTCCGACTCCACCGGCATTTGCGGCTCCGCTTCAGCCTTGCTGGGGAGATGTTCGTCCGTTCGCTCTGGTCAACGGAAACGAGTGCATGCCCGGGCCGCCGCCGACATTTTCGGAGACGGAGGGGTCACCGTTCTATAATGAGATGATGGAAGTATATACGACCTGTCAGAATCTTACGACCGAACAGAGAACTATTGCCGATTTCTGGGCTGACAATCCGGGACAGACCAGTACACCGCCCGGGCATTCGATCTCAATCGCGGGTCAGGTAATCTCGGTCGAGAACAAGAAACTTGGATTTGCGGCAGAGACGTACGCCAAGGTGGGAATGGCGGTTGCGGACGCGTTTATTAGCTGCTGGAAGACCAAATTCGAATACAACCTTCTCCGGCCGGTGAGCTGTATTCGCTCGCTTGTTCAAGACGACTGGGTATCACCGATTCCAACCCCGGCGTTTCCAGAATACACTTCGGGGCATTCGGTTCAATCGGGTGCCACGGCACAAGTGCTGACTTCCCTATTTGGTCAAGATTACTTGTTTACCGACCACACTCACGATGCTCGTGGCTTCACGCCGCGGACATTTGATTCGTTCTTCGACTATGCTGATGAAGCAGCAATTTCACGGTTGTATGGCGGAATTCATTTCCGGTCGGCAATCGAAGTTGGAATCGACCAGGGTGTTTGTATCGCGGACAAAGTACTCGCGCTGCAATTTGAAAAGTAA